A window of Candidatus Nitrospira allomarina genomic DNA:
TTACTCGCCGGTGTCGCATTAACCAGTGCTTTGATGGTCAGCCCCGCTTGGGCCGACTGGGAATCCAAACCGTTTACCTGGGGCCCGTGGGACTTATACCTTGAGATGAAAGATGCCGCTGGCCTCGGACTGCGCAATGTGTCCTATCAAGGCAACCAGATTTTAGGTAAAGCGGATTTGCCGGTGATCCGGGTCAAGTATGTGCGGGAGTGGCCGGCCTGGCATCCCTTCAGTTGGTTTGGCCTAGGGCGATCCAGTGGCCGATGCGGACCATTCGAGGACCGGATCAGCCCACAGCGCCTCAAAAAAAATCCTAACTGCGATGGGAAAAAGCTCTGTCAGGCCGAACATACCATCCAAGGGGTCAAGTGGTTGGAATTAGGTGTGTATGCCAAAATCGGTCAATACCATCTGTACCAGGCCTGGTATCTGAGCGAAGACGGTCGCCTGTATCCAAGCGTTCAGAGCTGGAATCTCTCCTGTAATACCGACCATGAACACCATGCCTACTGGCGGCTGGACTTTGATATCGGCGGATCCGATCAGGATCAGGTCTTTGTCCTGGACCGGAATTCTGTAAAAGACAACGGTTGGGGACCCGGGTGGGAAAAATATTTGGTAGAGGAGGATGACAAGAAGCCCGGCACCAACAGTCAGGATCGCGTTTGGTTTGTACGCGATTACCCCACCGGGCAGGGTGTCTGGGTTATTCCAGGTCCATTTGATGGAGAATCGAAGAAGTTTTCAGATCGTGATGTCTCGATTCGAAAATTTTACCGGGATGAAGATGCCGGCTGGCCATTCGGCGCACGTGGAGATTTGGAATTTAAAAGTGATGAAAGCGTCCAAGAGACCAATGTGGTCTTTTGGTATGTGGCCCATCTTCCTCATAAGGCAGCGGAAGGGGATCGACCGATGCGTTACTGGATGGGGCCACTTCTCCAGGTTCATCAAGAAACTCCCTGACACAACTTGTGGCAGTCTTCAGCAAGTCCCTGTCAGTGTGTTCTCTCCCCTGTGGCTTCAGTGGGAATAGGCTTCCTGGCGGGTAGGACTATCGTTTACTCAGCCTTAACCAGCTGATCCGGCCTGAGCCTTCCGGATACCGGAAAGAGGAAAGCATGAGAAGTGCCAAACTCTCGGCAAGAAGTTTTCCCTGCACCGTCAATTGAGAGAACCTATTCAAGAAGGCCCCAATGCTCCAAATGAATTCGATACCCGTCACATTTCCAAATTGCTTCCACAGTCCCTCTCAACAATTTCTTTTCTGAGTATCCAAACTTCTGGTATGGCCTCAATGGTTAGGTTTCCTGCAGTGCCTCATCGCCTTTTTCAGGAAAGGTTTGCTATGGTGATTGACTCATGCAGAACAGTTGACATCACATGGATAGTTCTTTTTTCTTCATTTTTCTAGCTTCACAAGTAAGGAATCATGTCATGAATTTACTTTTCGGCATTCTAAGCATACGAACCTGGGCACTCCTCACCAGCGCTTCAATTGTCCTATCGGGTGGGCTGGGTTTGGCAGAGACCGGAATTGATGGCTTCCGGGATTTAAAATTTGGCATGACGGAACAAGAGGTAGCCGCCCTACCAGCCTGCAACAACTCTAAGGAATGTCTCTATGAACTTACCGATAAAAATCGATATGTTGAACTGACCTATTTACCCGACGAGGTCTCAGATACGACGGAACCAACCGGGAAACTGGCAAACATTTCCATTGATATGGGGCTATATACAGATGATTGGTACCAGCAATTACAGATCATTCTTGGAGCGAGTTATGACCTCACGCAGGATCTTACTGAAGCGAACAAGCAATCGTTTCTTTCTGGACAACTCGACGAGCTGAATTCAGGATTTGAAAATGGACAGGTGTTACTGAAGGTCGTGCGCCGCCCGTTCGGCAATCTGGAATTAAAGGTCGTGTATCAAAATGCTGTCCTTGCGAAAGCATTTATTCAAGAGAGACAAGCGACCATTTCCTCCAAATAAATTTTCACGGATAGACCTTATACGACCTAGATGGTTGAGCCATTTGCCCCTATTTCTCAACCTCTCTTTATGGCGGGGGTTAGGACGCTTGCTTGGGAAGGGAAGCCATTTTGGGTATCAACAGGCGAGGTCGGAGATTTTTCTCTTTCGCAAAGAAGGAAATGGGCAGGGTCACCACCCCCGTCTTCCGTTGTTCATGCATCAACTTCCGCCAACACCGCCGGCACAGGTCATGATCTTTCAACGAGACTGCCCGGCCTAATTTACTGGAATGGGGATTTCGTCTAGGAGAAACAAAGACCTTCACCTCACTACCACATTTGGCACAACAGATCGCCCCGGCCGCACTGCTTCTTGACGCCCGCTGGGTCTCCAGACCAATGCTTTCAGCCATATGTTTTCGTTTTGGATTCCACGCGTGTTCATATGACGTGACGGATTCGGGAATATCCCATGTCAGCATTCGTCTCATGGCCCCCTCCTTGAAAAGAATGGTCGGTGGATCGGTACCTCCAATACAGAGCAAGGGATATGCCTGGCACCACACCGGATTTGACAGAGAAGAGAAAAGCGTGTGGAAACAAAAGATAGGAGATTAAAGGACCAGAAGACGGGGCTCAGGAAGATAGGCAGGATATGCGGTGGACGGGCATATCTTTCCTGTTTGAAGTCATTGGAATATTGACACCTGTGGGAACCTTTGACAGAGAGAAAGAGGGCGGAAATATTCAACACCCATGAGGAGATTGATCAATAAAAAAGACCAGGGAAAGCCGGAACATTCCACGGATCTACCCATGGCAGACACATCCCCCCTAATCGGGATGGGTAATCATTTTTACCTGACCGAATCACACCCTTTCCGGTGCCGATTCATTTAAAATGAGCCAATAAAGCCCAAGGTTTTGAACCGCTTGAGAAAACTCTTGAAAGTCCACTGGCTTGCGAACATAACTATTGGCTCCAAGTTGATAGCTTTTCACAATGTCCTGTTCTTCCTTGGACGACGTGAGCACAACCACCGGGAGATACTTCGTCCGTTCATCAGCTCGTAACCGTCGAAGCACTTCCAGCCCATCAATTTTGGGGAGCTTGAGGTCCAACAAGATAATTTGAGGCATCTGGCTTAAATCACGACCGGCATGCGCTCCGGTTCCAAATAAATATTCCAACGCTTCCACGCCATCCCGGGCCACCACAACTTCATTTTTTATGTTGTTTTTCTTGAGGGCCCGCATCGTCAACTCTTCATCATCAGGATGATCTTCCACTAACAGAATGACTTTGTTGGTCATCATCTTCTCCTCCTCCGGTTGCCTTACAACGTAAAATGAAAAGTTGCCCCTTTGCCCACCACTCCTTCTGCCCAAATTTGACCGCCATGCCGTTGAATAATACGATGCACTGTGGCCAGCCCAACGCCCACTCCAGGAAATTCTGTATAGGCATGAAGCCGTTGGAAGGCGCCAAAGAGTTTATGCGCATAGGTCATATCAAAACCCGCCCCATTGTCGGAAACAAAGTAGGCTGCCTGCCCTTTGTATTGGCCATAACCGAATTCGATACGGGGATGGGCTTGTTGCTGGGTAAATTTCCACGCGTTGCCGATCAAATTTTCTAAAACGGCCCGAAGCAATTGCGGGTCAGCGGTGGCGAATACATTATTGGCCACAATACATTCGACCTGCCGGTCCGGTTCCATTTTTTGAAAATCTTCAAGAACAGCCAGGGCTACAGCACTCAGATCAAAGGTTTGGGTATGGATTTCGGCTCGGGTCAACCGGGCCAGATTGAGCATGGCATCGATAAGCTTGGACATCCGTTGACTGGCCGTCCGCACCCTCCGCAAATAATTTCGTCCTAACTCATCAAGTTTTTCATCATAATCTTCCAATACAGCCTGGCTAAACCCATCGATCCCCCGCAACGGCGCGCGTAAATCATGGGAGACCGAATAACTAAACGCCTCAAGCTCCTTATTACTCGCCTCGAGTTGGGCCGAGCGCTGGACCAACTGGGAATTGAGTTTGCGTATGTCCTCCTCAGCCCGCTTCCGCTCCGCCACTTCCCGAATGAGTTCGGCATTTGAGGCAGCCAACTTCCCCGTTCGCTCCTGGACTCGCTTTTCCAGATTATCTTTCGCCTTCCGAAGGGTATCTTCGGCCAATAATCGATCATGAATTTCCAATTCCAAATGTTTGTTGGCACTTTGCAGTGCGCCGGTTCGATCGCGAACCTGCTCTTCCAATTCACTTGCCACCCGGCCAAGCTTTAACACCACTAATCCGAATCCGCCCATCCAAATGACGACCAACATCCCCATCAACCCATAAGTCCCTTGCCAACTCATACCCATGATCGTCTCCAGCGAATCAACGGGATACACGACCTCCAACAAGCCGCCCACTTGCCCGATCTGCCAATCACGCTTTGGACTGTCAGGATGACTGTTATGACACTCCACGCATTCCTTCTGCATCCAATCGGCCTTCACAAAACGGAGGGATTCACGCCCCTCGACCTGCTCAAACCGATAAAATGGCTCATCCGTATCAGGATGTTGCGTGAAAAATTCCCACGCCTCTTCCTGAAAGCCATCAATGAGTCCTCCTGACTTCTTTTCAGGGTAAAACGGATAGGGGCTTAGTAATGCCAATCGTTCGCCTCTTCGCCCGGCAACCAATCGCTTACCAAGGTCCCGACTGAGTGTCACAGGGAGAGGAATTTCGCCTTGATGGTCCCGATACTCTGTCGAGGCTTCAATTCCCTGGGCATGAAGGCGTCGAACAATCTCGACGGTGTACCATATCCGCATCTCCTTCAGCGCTCTGGTATAGATCTCGGATCCTCGAAAGGCCATGGCTGTTACCATTTGGGTTTTCAATTGGGAAATGTGCAGATAAATCACGATGAGACAAAGCCCAAAAAGCACGGTTAACACCAAAATCGTATGCCGATGTAGAAGCTCCATGGCTCCCAGAATTCTGTTCAGACAGGTTCGCCATAGTCCCGAACCTGACAACGGCAATTTTTTACGAAGCGTCAACTCAGATACCGACAATGATCTTTCCTATTCTCAACGCAGGCTTTTCAATCCCCTCTTCCAGGGCGGTCCTCTGACTTACGCTATCGGATCCTTAGCAACAAAATTGAGCATTCCTCCCATGGGAGGCCTCCCTCATCCCCATGGCCCGAAAGATTTTGGTATGCGATTTTTCTCGAAGGGATTCCGCCTAAATCCGACTCTTAATGGGCTCCCACTATTCAGAAGATGATGGGTACCCAGCCGGTCAAATATATTGGCGGACCCTCAAGAAGAGAAAGGAGGGGAGCACAGCAGAGACTAACATGAAAGCCCTTGATTCCTCGGCAGGAGGGTGGCCTTTGCGCAATACGACCAATTCCTCCCACCTGGTAGGCTCACTCA
This region includes:
- a CDS encoding response regulator — encoded protein: MMTNKVILLVEDHPDDEELTMRALKKNNIKNEVVVARDGVEALEYLFGTGAHAGRDLSQMPQIILLDLKLPKIDGLEVLRRLRADERTKYLPVVVLTSSKEEQDIVKSYQLGANSYVRKPVDFQEFSQAVQNLGLYWLILNESAPERV
- a CDS encoding ATP-binding protein, whose amino-acid sequence is MSVSELTLRKKLPLSGSGLWRTCLNRILGAMELLHRHTILVLTVLFGLCLIVIYLHISQLKTQMVTAMAFRGSEIYTRALKEMRIWYTVEIVRRLHAQGIEASTEYRDHQGEIPLPVTLSRDLGKRLVAGRRGERLALLSPYPFYPEKKSGGLIDGFQEEAWEFFTQHPDTDEPFYRFEQVEGRESLRFVKADWMQKECVECHNSHPDSPKRDWQIGQVGGLLEVVYPVDSLETIMGMSWQGTYGLMGMLVVIWMGGFGLVVLKLGRVASELEEQVRDRTGALQSANKHLELEIHDRLLAEDTLRKAKDNLEKRVQERTGKLAASNAELIREVAERKRAEEDIRKLNSQLVQRSAQLEASNKELEAFSYSVSHDLRAPLRGIDGFSQAVLEDYDEKLDELGRNYLRRVRTASQRMSKLIDAMLNLARLTRAEIHTQTFDLSAVALAVLEDFQKMEPDRQVECIVANNVFATADPQLLRAVLENLIGNAWKFTQQQAHPRIEFGYGQYKGQAAYFVSDNGAGFDMTYAHKLFGAFQRLHAYTEFPGVGVGLATVHRIIQRHGGQIWAEGVVGKGATFHFTL